A portion of the Suricata suricatta isolate VVHF042 chromosome 11, meerkat_22Aug2017_6uvM2_HiC, whole genome shotgun sequence genome contains these proteins:
- the LOC115271694 gene encoding olfactory receptor 52M1-like yields MFISNNACLVPSSFWLTGIPGLESLHIWLSIPFSSMYLVAVVGNLTILAVIKMERSLHQPMYFFLCMLAVIDLVLSTSTVPKLLAIFWFDAHNIDLDACLTQMFFIHCFATVESGIFLAMAFDRYVAICDPLRHTSVLTHAVVGCLGLAALLRGVLYIGPLPLMIRLRLPLYRTQVIAHSYCEHMAIVTVACGDTTVNNFYGMGIGFLVLILDSLAITASYVMIFKAVMGLATPDARLKTLGTCSSHICAILVFYIPIAISSLTHRFGHHVPPHIHILLANFYLLIPPILNPVVYAVRTKQIRERLLNIVKAGSQPK; encoded by the coding sequence ATGTTCATATCTAATAATGCCTGCTTGGTGCCTAGTTCTTTCTGGCTTACTGGCATTCCAGGGTTGGAGTCCCTGCACATCTGGCTTTCTATTCCCTTCAGCTCTATGTACCTGGTGGCTGTGGTGGGCAACTTGACCATCCTGGCAGTGATAAAGATGGAACGCAGCCTGCACcaacccatgtacttcttcctgtgCATGTTGGCTGTCATTGACTTGGTCCTGTCAACCTCTACCGTGCCCAAACTGTTAGCTATCTTCTGGTTTGATGCCCACAACATTGACCTGGATGCCTGCTTGACCCAGATGTTCTTCATCCACTGCTTTGCCACTGTTGAGTCAGGCATTTTCCTTGCCATGGCTTTTGATCGCTATGTGGCTATTTGCGACCCGTTACGCCACACTTCAGTGCTCACTCATGCAGTGGTGGGTTGTTTGGGCCTGGCTGCCCTCCTCCGTGGAGTACTCTACATTGGACCCCTGCCCCTGATGATTCGCCTGAGGCTGCCCCTTTACCGGACACAAGTCATTGCCCATTCCTATTGTGAGCACATGGCCATAGTCACCGTGGCATGTGGTGACACAACAGTCAACAACTTCTATGGAATGGGAATTGGCTTCCTGGTATTGATCTTGGATTCATTAGCCATCACTGCCTCCTATGTGATGATTTTCAAGGCTGTAATGGGATTGGCCACCCCTGACGCTAGGCTTAAAACTCTAGGGACATGTAGTTCTCATATTTGTGCCATTCTTGTCTTCTATATCCCCATTGCTATTTCTTCTCTCACTCACCGCTTTGGCCATCATGTGCCTCCCCACATCCATATCCTTTTAGCCAACTTTTATCTCCTCATCCCGCCCATCCTCAACCCAGTTGTCTATGCTGTCCGTACAAAACAGATTCGAGAGAGACTTCTCAACATTGTTAAGGCAGGGTCTCAACCCAAGTAA
- the LOC115272593 gene encoding olfactory receptor 52K1 → MSASNTTSTHPEVFILMGIPGLEHLHNWISIPFCTAYTLALLGNCTLLFIIQADAALHEPMYLFLAMLAAIDLVLSSTTLPKMLAIFWFRDREINFYACLVQMFFLHSFSIMESAVLLAMAFDRYVAICKPLHYTTVLTGSLITKVGMAAVTRAVALMTPLPFLLRPFYTPVVISSVMHRVARQAAPHVHILFANFYMLFPPMINPIIYGVKTKQIRERVLGLLLRKDV, encoded by the exons ATGTCAGCCTCCAACACCACCTCAACCCATCCGGAAGTCTTCATATTGATGGGGATTCCAGGACTGGAGCACCTACATAACTGGATCTCCATTCCCTTCTGCACAGCTTATACTCTAGCTTTGCTAGGCAATTGCACCCTCCTCTTCATCATCCAGGCTGATGCAGCCCTCCACGAGCCCATGTACCTCTTTCTGGCCATGCTGGCAGCCATTGATCTGGTCCTCTCTTCTACAACACTTCCCAAAATGCTAGCTATTTTTTGGTTCAGAGATCGGGAGATCAACTTCTATGCCTGTCTGGTCCAGATGTTCTTTCTCCACTCCTTCTCTATCATGGAGTCAGCAGTGCTGCTGGCCATGGCTTtcgaccgctatgtggccatctgcaagccactGCACTACACCACGGTCCTGACTGGGTCCCTTATCACCAAGGTTGGCATGGCTGCTGTGACTCGGGCTGTGGCACTAATGACTCCACTCCCCTTTCTCCTCAGAC CCTTCTACACACCTGTGGTCATCTCCTCAGTCATGCACCGTGTGGCTCGCCAGGCTGCCCCTCATGTCCACATACTCTTTGCTAATTTCTATATGCTCTTCCCACCCATGATCAATCCCATCATCTATGGGGTCAAGACCAAGCAGATCCGTGAGCGAGTCTTAGGACTATTGTTAAGAAAGGATGTATAA